A window from Pseudonocardia cypriaca encodes these proteins:
- a CDS encoding LacI family DNA-binding transcriptional regulator encodes MPSRRVTIAEIAASAGVSVPTVSKVLNGRADVSETTRRRVQQVMIDRGYQRRTSGGQRPVGLIDMAVPGLDSPWVVDVLRGAEAEARKAGSQIVVTSTERAPAGDRWWLDRLATRRSDGLVLVVSEAAPETVEQLAALRTPVVLLDPVGGSDPSYATVGATNWAGGLSAVEHLVSLGHRRIAALSGHPRLACSQERVEGYRAGLGRAGIPVDERLVHFSDFRTGAGQAGARAVLDQPDPPTAIFAGSDMQAFGVYKEAAARGLRIPEDLSVVGFDDIAFSELTTPPLTTVRQPLARMAAEAVRLLLDAGDGMPGPPRRVELATHLVVRGSTGPVAR; translated from the coding sequence ATGCCCAGCCGTCGCGTGACGATCGCCGAGATCGCGGCTTCCGCGGGCGTGTCGGTACCCACCGTCTCGAAGGTCCTCAACGGCAGGGCGGACGTGTCGGAGACCACACGCAGGCGCGTGCAGCAGGTCATGATCGACCGCGGGTACCAGCGCCGGACGTCCGGCGGGCAGCGTCCGGTCGGCCTGATCGACATGGCCGTGCCCGGCCTGGACTCGCCATGGGTCGTCGACGTGCTGCGCGGCGCGGAGGCCGAGGCCCGCAAGGCCGGCAGCCAGATCGTCGTCACGTCGACGGAAAGGGCGCCCGCAGGCGACCGGTGGTGGCTCGACCGGCTGGCCACGCGCCGCTCCGACGGGCTCGTACTGGTGGTCAGCGAGGCGGCCCCGGAAACGGTCGAGCAGCTCGCCGCGCTGCGCACGCCAGTGGTGCTCCTCGATCCCGTGGGCGGCAGCGACCCCTCCTACGCCACGGTCGGGGCCACGAACTGGGCTGGCGGCCTCTCGGCCGTCGAGCACCTCGTCTCGCTCGGCCACCGCCGGATCGCCGCGCTTTCCGGACACCCCCGGCTGGCGTGCAGCCAGGAACGGGTGGAGGGCTACCGCGCCGGGCTCGGCCGGGCCGGCATCCCCGTTGACGAACGCCTCGTGCACTTCAGCGACTTCCGCACCGGTGCCGGGCAGGCAGGCGCCCGCGCGGTTCTCGACCAGCCCGACCCGCCGACCGCGATCTTCGCCGGCTCCGACATGCAGGCCTTCGGCGTCTACAAGGAGGCGGCGGCGCGCGGGCTGCGCATCCCGGAGGACCTCAGCGTCGTGGGCTTCGACGACATCGCGTTCAGCGAGCTGACGACCCCACCGCTCACGACGGTCCGCCAGCCGCTGGCCCGGATGGCCGCGGAAGCGGTCCGCCTGCTCCTCGACGCGGGCGACGGCATGCCCGGCCCGCCGCGGCGCGTGGAGCTGGCGACGCACCTCGTCGTGCGCGGGAGCACGGGGCCGGTCGCGCGCTGA
- a CDS encoding pyridoxamine 5'-phosphate oxidase family protein, with protein sequence MSLPQGDLRLLDSAPARRLLASSIPARLALVWTDGTPRVLPTWFTWTGTEIVMCTFLAGPGVRHPTRRVDVLRRNPDVAITIDTDDAVPDVLLIRGRAVVTEVDGLAAEHVEAARRYLGEEAAASFVASAQQPGTRTARIGVRPSWAGLIDFETRLPSPRGGVR encoded by the coding sequence ATGAGCCTTCCCCAGGGAGACCTGCGCCTGCTCGACTCCGCGCCCGCTCGCCGGCTGCTGGCGTCGTCCATACCGGCCCGCCTCGCCCTCGTCTGGACCGACGGCACGCCGCGGGTGCTCCCGACCTGGTTCACCTGGACCGGTACCGAGATCGTGATGTGCACGTTCCTGGCCGGTCCCGGGGTGCGCCATCCGACTCGGCGGGTCGACGTGCTGCGGCGGAACCCGGACGTGGCAATCACGATCGACACCGACGACGCCGTACCGGACGTGCTGCTGATCAGGGGACGAGCGGTCGTGACGGAGGTCGACGGTCTCGCCGCCGAGCACGTCGAGGCGGCCCGGCGGTACCTCGGTGAGGAGGCGGCAGCGTCGTTCGTCGCGTCGGCCCAGCAGCCCGGCACCCGGACGGCCCGGATCGGGGTCCGCCCGAGCTGGGCCGGCCTGATCGACTTCGAGACCCGGCTGCCCAGCCCCCGCGGCGGGGTCCGGTAG
- a CDS encoding MFS transporter, whose protein sequence is MAVIGERALAPLDALRRQTFASLSTPNYRRFMTGQAVSMAGTWMQTIAQSWLVLQLTGSATAVGLVVALQTLPILLFGPYGGVVVDRLDKRRLMIGLQSAMGAQALVLGALVATGSVQLWHVYALAFGLGAVSSLENPARQTFVLELVGPVNLRNAVSLNSVLVNVARAVGPAFAGIVIATGGIALCFLLNAVSFAAVIASLLRLDLAALTPTTPAPRAPGQLREGFDYVRRTPGLAVPLLVMALVGCLAFEFQVVLPIVASETFAGDASTYGFLTAAMGVGAVIGGLCMAAWGRTGLWALAASAAAFGLAMLATALAPTLGFALLGMGLVGAASVAFQSAGNSTLQLTADPRMRGRVMALWAVAFLGSTPIGGPIAGFVSQQFGGRAGLALGAVACLAAAALTALVARRGQEQPTDERTAE, encoded by the coding sequence ATGGCAGTGATCGGCGAGCGAGCGCTCGCCCCCCTCGACGCACTGCGCCGCCAGACCTTCGCCTCCCTCTCCACCCCGAACTACCGCCGCTTCATGACCGGCCAGGCCGTCTCGATGGCCGGCACCTGGATGCAGACGATCGCCCAGTCCTGGCTGGTCCTGCAGCTCACCGGCTCGGCCACCGCCGTGGGGCTGGTCGTCGCGCTGCAGACGCTGCCGATCCTGCTCTTCGGGCCCTACGGCGGCGTGGTCGTCGACCGCCTCGACAAACGCAGGCTGATGATCGGCCTGCAGTCCGCCATGGGCGCGCAGGCCCTCGTGCTGGGCGCGCTGGTCGCCACCGGTTCGGTCCAGCTGTGGCACGTCTACGCGCTCGCCTTCGGGCTGGGCGCCGTCAGCAGCCTGGAGAACCCGGCACGACAGACGTTCGTGCTCGAACTGGTTGGGCCGGTCAACCTGCGCAACGCGGTCAGCCTCAACTCGGTGCTCGTGAACGTCGCCCGCGCGGTCGGGCCCGCCTTCGCGGGGATCGTGATCGCCACCGGGGGCATCGCCCTCTGCTTCCTGCTCAACGCGGTCAGCTTCGCCGCGGTCATCGCCTCCCTGCTGCGGCTCGACCTCGCCGCCCTCACCCCGACGACGCCCGCTCCCCGCGCGCCCGGCCAGCTGCGGGAGGGCTTCGACTACGTCCGCCGCACACCGGGGCTCGCGGTGCCCCTGCTGGTGATGGCCTTGGTCGGGTGCCTCGCATTCGAGTTCCAGGTGGTGCTCCCGATCGTCGCCAGCGAGACGTTCGCCGGCGACGCCAGCACCTACGGCTTCCTGACGGCCGCCATGGGCGTCGGCGCCGTGATCGGCGGACTGTGCATGGCCGCGTGGGGCCGCACCGGGCTGTGGGCCCTGGCCGCCTCCGCGGCGGCGTTCGGCCTGGCGATGCTCGCCACCGCGCTCGCCCCGACCCTCGGCTTCGCGCTGCTCGGCATGGGGCTCGTCGGAGCGGCGAGCGTGGCGTTCCAGTCCGCGGGCAACAGCACCCTCCAGCTGACCGCGGACCCGCGCATGCGGGGCCGCGTCATGGCGCTGTGGGCCGTGGCGTTCCTGGGCTCGACGCCGATCGGCGGCCCGATCGCGGGCTTCGTCAGCCAGCAGTTCGGCGGACGGGCCGGCCTCGCGCTCGGAGCGGTGGCCTGCCTCGCGGCCGCTGCGCTGACGGCGCTCGTCGCGCGGCGGGGGCAGGAGCAGCCGACGGACGAGCGGACGGCCGAGTGA
- a CDS encoding response regulator, with protein sequence MTAVRVVVADDDVLLREGLASLLDRSGFEVVGQAGDAARLLELVRDTDPELVIVDIRMPPAHSTEGLDAAKEIRRDWPQVGILVLSAHAEVDHAMELLASGRGIGYLLKSRVSDVAEFIETLERIARGGSVVDPALVQELVTARKRNDPLAVVSERERDVLSLMAEGRSNAGIARRLWITEGTVEKHVRSILTKLGLSDTDDDHRRVLAVLTYLEKR encoded by the coding sequence ATGACCGCGGTGCGGGTTGTCGTTGCCGATGACGACGTCCTGCTCCGGGAGGGGCTGGCCAGCCTGCTCGATCGGAGCGGGTTCGAGGTCGTCGGCCAGGCCGGGGACGCTGCGCGACTCCTGGAGCTGGTGCGGGACACCGATCCCGAGCTGGTGATCGTCGACATCCGGATGCCGCCGGCACACAGCACCGAGGGGCTGGACGCGGCCAAGGAGATCCGCCGGGACTGGCCGCAGGTCGGCATCCTGGTCCTGTCCGCGCACGCCGAGGTCGACCACGCCATGGAGCTGCTGGCCAGCGGCCGGGGGATCGGCTACCTGCTCAAGAGCCGGGTCAGCGACGTGGCCGAGTTCATCGAGACCCTCGAGCGGATCGCAAGGGGCGGTTCGGTCGTCGACCCGGCGCTCGTGCAGGAGCTGGTCACCGCCCGCAAACGCAACGACCCACTGGCGGTGGTCAGCGAGCGGGAGCGCGACGTGCTCTCGCTGATGGCCGAGGGCCGGTCCAACGCCGGGATCGCCCGCCGGCTGTGGATCACCGAGGGCACCGTCGAGAAGCACGTGCGCAGCATCCTCACGAAGCTGGGCCTGTCCGACACCGACGACGACCACCGCAGGGTGCTCGCAGTGCTCACCTACCTCGAGAAGCGGTGA
- a CDS encoding GAF domain-containing protein gives MADARVAPVLRRWFGGLLVGAVLVAAASGLIALLEPSVPQLAGLPSVYLLAVLPVAVRWGTGPGLATAAASIAAFAYLFVPPRGSITIADARYGITLGFFMVTGMAVAWLAARTRREGGESARLSLEQAGLRRVATLVAGGAQPREVFAAVSDETARLLEPDLTTLVRFEPDGAATFLAGAGWRGPGMAVGRTMPVPPSLEPLRDGSVVRIDDLRQRPDMSETVEKQGLLGVVGCPIVVEGRVWGAFGVGSRAGAFPASTERRLVDFTELIGVAIANAESRAEIGRLLDEQAALRRVATLVARGVASERVFGTVTDEIGRLLGADVAVLMRLEPDGVTTVVARTGRLDEMPVGSRWELDPHLAAAEVLRTGRPARRDDFRDVEGAFGDMVERIGTSSSVAIPIVVEGRLWGVLGVGSKGERFPADTEGRVAGFTDLVGTAVANAERRAQVARLLEVQAALHRVATLVAREATPDEVVPAVTEEVRRTLDADAALVARLDPDGQCTIVAQHGSHPPELHVGRRWTPDAGLAMAEALRTGRPAVRDGYSSQPLAEGDAEIIRAMGVSHAIAFPIVVDGNVWGAMGVARTRDERFPPDVAERVPGFAELLSTALRNSENRAQTRRLLEEQAALRRVATVVAQGRSAQEVFTTGADEIAALLGTDVVLLFRFDGEAGEAATLMGLSGWADGQVGRTMPTNREAIKVFRSGEPLRLDDIAAMPEAIDALDGSGVAACVVAPVVLGDRVWGVVVAGSRDGALPAGSEQRLAGFAELIGTAIANTEDRREIVRLLAEQGALEQVATLVATGPTPAEVSRVVAEVVRELLGASDAGVCRFDPDGASVLLAGAGEHLGQWPMGTRWPLDDVDSSSEVWRTGRPARLVGDHVAARLRRMGVHSVVACPVTVDGRRWGAVTAWSTGTSLPADAEQRMARFTDLVAMAIGNADNQAQLAASRARVVAASDDARRRIERDLHDGAQQRIVSLGLELRVVQSGVPDELPEVRDGLGRIIEELGQLLDELRETARGIHPAMLAEGGLQPALRTLARRSPVPVELDVATDARYPAPVEVAAYYVLSEALTNAAKHAAASHVAVSLAEREGTLRLSVRDDGAGGADPHGGSGLVGLRDRVEALGGAIEVESPRGTGTTVAVTFPIDGRGSLTASRGR, from the coding sequence ATGGCAGATGCCCGGGTCGCACCCGTGCTGCGCCGCTGGTTCGGTGGCTTGCTCGTGGGTGCAGTGCTGGTGGCTGCCGCATCCGGGCTGATCGCGCTCCTCGAGCCGTCCGTGCCGCAGCTCGCCGGCCTTCCGTCGGTGTACCTGCTCGCCGTGCTACCGGTCGCCGTCCGGTGGGGAACGGGCCCCGGGCTCGCCACCGCGGCGGCGAGCATCGCGGCGTTCGCGTACCTGTTCGTCCCGCCGCGGGGTTCGATCACGATCGCCGACGCCCGGTACGGCATCACGCTGGGGTTCTTCATGGTCACCGGGATGGCCGTAGCCTGGCTGGCCGCCCGCACGCGCCGGGAGGGGGGCGAGTCCGCCCGGCTCTCGCTCGAGCAGGCGGGGCTGCGCCGGGTGGCCACGCTGGTGGCAGGCGGCGCGCAGCCGCGGGAGGTCTTCGCCGCCGTCAGCGACGAGACGGCCCGGCTCCTCGAGCCCGACCTGACGACGCTGGTGCGCTTCGAGCCCGACGGCGCGGCCACGTTCCTCGCGGGTGCCGGCTGGCGGGGCCCGGGGATGGCCGTCGGCCGCACCATGCCCGTGCCCCCGTCCCTCGAGCCGTTGCGCGACGGGTCCGTGGTGCGCATCGACGACCTGCGGCAGCGCCCGGACATGTCCGAGACGGTCGAGAAGCAGGGTCTGCTGGGGGTCGTCGGCTGTCCGATCGTCGTCGAGGGCCGGGTGTGGGGCGCGTTCGGGGTGGGATCGCGCGCAGGCGCCTTCCCGGCCTCGACGGAACGGCGGCTCGTCGACTTCACCGAGCTCATCGGCGTCGCGATCGCGAACGCCGAGAGCCGCGCCGAGATCGGGCGGCTCCTCGACGAGCAGGCCGCGCTGCGCCGGGTGGCCACGCTGGTGGCGCGCGGGGTCGCATCCGAGCGGGTCTTCGGCACGGTGACCGACGAGATCGGCCGGTTGCTCGGCGCCGACGTCGCGGTCCTGATGCGCCTCGAGCCCGACGGTGTGACGACCGTCGTGGCTAGAACGGGCCGTCTGGACGAGATGCCGGTGGGGAGTCGGTGGGAGCTCGATCCCCACCTGGCCGCAGCGGAGGTGCTGCGGACCGGAAGACCGGCCCGTCGCGACGACTTCCGGGACGTCGAGGGTGCGTTCGGCGACATGGTCGAGCGGATCGGGACGAGTTCGTCGGTCGCGATCCCGATCGTCGTCGAGGGGCGGCTCTGGGGTGTGCTCGGCGTGGGCAGCAAGGGGGAGCGCTTCCCGGCCGACACCGAGGGCCGCGTCGCCGGGTTCACCGACCTCGTGGGCACCGCGGTCGCGAACGCGGAGCGCCGGGCCCAGGTCGCTCGTCTGCTGGAGGTGCAGGCGGCGCTGCACCGGGTGGCCACGCTGGTGGCACGCGAGGCCACGCCCGACGAGGTGGTGCCGGCCGTCACGGAGGAGGTTCGGCGAACCCTCGACGCCGATGCCGCACTCGTGGCCCGGCTGGATCCGGACGGGCAGTGCACGATCGTCGCCCAGCACGGCTCCCACCCGCCCGAGCTGCACGTGGGCCGGCGTTGGACGCCCGACGCGGGCCTGGCGATGGCCGAGGCCCTGCGGACGGGGCGGCCGGCCGTGCGCGACGGCTACTCGAGCCAGCCGCTCGCCGAGGGGGACGCCGAGATCATCCGCGCCATGGGTGTCAGCCACGCGATCGCGTTCCCGATCGTGGTCGACGGGAACGTCTGGGGCGCTATGGGCGTGGCACGCACCCGGGACGAGCGGTTCCCCCCGGACGTCGCGGAGCGCGTCCCGGGCTTCGCCGAACTGCTCTCCACGGCGCTGCGCAACAGCGAGAACCGCGCCCAGACCCGCCGCCTGCTCGAGGAGCAGGCGGCCCTGCGGCGGGTGGCGACGGTCGTTGCGCAGGGCCGATCGGCGCAGGAGGTGTTCACGACGGGTGCCGACGAGATCGCTGCCTTGCTCGGCACCGACGTGGTGCTGCTGTTCCGGTTCGACGGGGAGGCCGGCGAGGCGGCGACGCTCATGGGACTCAGCGGATGGGCGGACGGACAGGTCGGCCGCACCATGCCGACCAACCGGGAGGCGATCAAGGTCTTCCGGTCGGGCGAGCCGCTCCGCCTCGACGACATCGCCGCGATGCCGGAGGCGATCGACGCGCTCGACGGATCCGGCGTCGCTGCGTGCGTCGTCGCCCCGGTCGTCCTCGGGGACCGGGTGTGGGGTGTGGTGGTCGCAGGCTCCCGCGACGGCGCGCTTCCGGCCGGGTCCGAGCAGCGGCTCGCCGGCTTCGCCGAGCTCATCGGCACAGCGATCGCGAACACCGAGGACCGGCGCGAGATCGTTCGCCTGCTGGCGGAGCAGGGTGCGCTGGAGCAGGTGGCCACGCTCGTCGCCACCGGGCCGACCCCGGCCGAGGTGTCCCGGGTGGTCGCCGAGGTGGTCCGCGAGCTCCTCGGAGCGAGCGACGCGGGCGTGTGCCGCTTCGACCCCGACGGCGCCTCCGTCCTGCTCGCCGGGGCCGGGGAGCACCTCGGGCAGTGGCCCATGGGCACCCGATGGCCGCTCGACGACGTCGACAGCAGCTCCGAGGTGTGGCGCACCGGGCGGCCCGCCCGGCTCGTCGGCGACCACGTCGCGGCGCGGCTGCGCCGGATGGGCGTGCACTCGGTGGTCGCCTGCCCCGTCACGGTGGACGGGCGGCGCTGGGGCGCCGTGACGGCGTGGTCGACGGGAACCTCGCTACCGGCCGACGCGGAGCAGCGGATGGCCCGCTTCACCGATCTCGTCGCGATGGCCATCGGCAACGCCGACAACCAGGCCCAGCTGGCCGCGTCCCGGGCCCGGGTCGTCGCCGCGTCCGACGACGCGCGCAGGCGCATCGAACGGGACCTGCACGACGGTGCCCAGCAGCGGATCGTCTCGCTCGGCCTGGAGCTGCGCGTCGTCCAGTCGGGTGTGCCCGACGAGCTGCCCGAGGTGCGGGACGGGCTCGGACGGATCATCGAGGAGCTCGGCCAGCTGCTCGACGAGCTGCGCGAGACCGCACGGGGCATCCACCCGGCGATGCTGGCCGAGGGCGGGTTGCAGCCCGCCCTGCGCACGCTGGCGCGCCGCTCCCCCGTGCCGGTCGAGCTCGACGTCGCGACGGACGCCCGGTACCCGGCGCCGGTCGAGGTGGCGGCGTACTACGTGCTGTCGGAGGCGTTGACCAACGCGGCGAAGCACGCGGCGGCCTCGCACGTCGCCGTCTCGCTCGCCGAGCGGGAGGGCACCCTGCGGCTCTCGGTGCGCGATGACGGGGCAGGCGGGGCCGATCCACACGGTGGCTCCGGCCTGGTCGGCCTGCGGGACCGCGTGGAGGCGCTCGGCGGGGCCATCGAGGTCGAGAGCCCGAGGGGCACGGGGACGACGGTTGCGGTCACCTTCCCCATCGACGGGCGCGGCTCGCTCACCGCTTCTCGAGGTAGGTGA
- a CDS encoding response regulator, with product MDDNERFLAVARDRLVRDGMDVVGTATSQKEALQLAEELHPDVVLVDISLGTESGFEVTRRLVADFPDLASRVVLISTRDQDDFAELIAASPAAGFLPKNLLSGRAVCDLVPAGDC from the coding sequence GTGGACGACAACGAGCGATTCCTCGCGGTCGCTCGGGATCGCCTCGTGCGCGACGGGATGGACGTCGTCGGCACGGCCACCTCGCAGAAGGAGGCCCTCCAACTGGCGGAGGAGCTGCATCCCGACGTCGTCCTCGTCGACATCAGCCTGGGCACCGAGAGCGGCTTCGAGGTCACCAGGCGCCTCGTGGCGGACTTCCCGGATCTCGCGTCCCGCGTCGTCCTCATCTCCACCCGCGACCAGGACGACTTCGCCGAGCTGATCGCGGCGAGCCCGGCCGCGGGTTTCCTGCCGAAGAACCTCCTCTCCGGGCGCGCCGTGTGCGACCTCGTGCCAGCCGGGGACTGCTGA
- a CDS encoding Gfo/Idh/MocA family protein — protein sequence MTSVRWGVVGPGRIAAKVVRDFVHMPDAEVVAVASRSAERARAFADANGIVRAHDSYRAIVDDADVDALYIATPHPQHRAVALAAIKAGKALLVEKAFTVTPAATREIATAARDAGVFVMEAMWTRFQPAIVRLRELLADGAIGEVRGVQGELGVNAPTDPQDRFYNPAIGGGALFDLTVYPVSFAQMVLGTPDTVVAHGVLAPSGVDVEEAVLLGWADGRTASLFTSLRCATPGQMRVYGTEGWIDVLPRFHHPDAIVLHRTGREPEEIMRPHTGGGYVHELREVTDGVLAGRTESAVMPLADTIAVQDALGAMADQLGMRPQEGPAELDG from the coding sequence ATGACGAGCGTTCGTTGGGGAGTGGTGGGTCCGGGCCGCATCGCGGCGAAGGTCGTGCGCGACTTCGTGCACATGCCGGACGCCGAGGTGGTCGCGGTGGCGTCGCGGTCGGCCGAGCGGGCACGGGCGTTCGCCGACGCCAACGGGATCGTGCGGGCACACGACTCGTACCGCGCGATCGTCGACGACGCCGACGTGGACGCGCTCTACATCGCCACCCCGCACCCCCAGCACCGCGCCGTGGCGCTCGCCGCGATCAAGGCGGGCAAGGCGCTGCTGGTGGAGAAGGCGTTCACGGTCACCCCGGCCGCCACCAGGGAGATCGCGACGGCTGCTCGCGACGCGGGGGTGTTCGTGATGGAGGCGATGTGGACCCGCTTCCAGCCCGCGATCGTCCGGCTGCGGGAACTGCTGGCGGACGGCGCGATCGGCGAGGTGCGCGGCGTGCAGGGCGAGCTCGGGGTGAACGCGCCGACCGACCCGCAGGACCGGTTCTACAACCCGGCGATCGGCGGGGGTGCGCTGTTCGACCTCACGGTCTACCCGGTCTCGTTCGCGCAGATGGTGCTCGGCACGCCGGACACGGTCGTCGCCCACGGCGTACTGGCGCCGTCCGGCGTGGATGTGGAGGAGGCCGTGCTCCTCGGCTGGGCCGATGGGCGCACGGCGTCACTGTTCACCTCGCTGCGCTGCGCCACGCCGGGCCAGATGCGGGTGTACGGCACGGAGGGCTGGATCGACGTCCTGCCCCGGTTCCACCACCCCGACGCGATCGTGCTCCACCGCACGGGCCGCGAGCCCGAGGAGATCATGCGCCCGCACACCGGCGGCGGGTACGTGCACGAGCTGCGCGAGGTCACCGACGGCGTGCTCGCGGGCCGGACGGAGAGCGCGGTGATGCCGCTGGCCGACACGATCGCCGTGCAGGACGCGCTGGGCGCGATGGCCGACCAGCTGGGCATGCGGCCGCAGGAGGGCCCCGCCGAGCTGGACGGGTGA
- a CDS encoding LysR family transcriptional regulator: MTGDVLIRQLEYLVALARERHFGRAAQACHVSQPALSAAIRRLEHELDVPIVLRGQRFGGFTAEGQRVVGWAHRILAERDGLRSDVDRMRGGLSATLRIGAIPTAVPATPLITARFEAAHPRARVRIEALSSREIARRLADFELDVGFTYLDDESAASMRVVQLYRERFLLLMPADHPLARQRVVEWAAAAELPLCALTPDMRNRRILDAAMATAGTRLAPVVETDNVGALYAHIATRGLSSIVSHAWVHAFGVPAGSCVRPLADPNPNPPVGLVALPREPSSILVDGVWTVMEGADLSAEFERSLAGVLEPEG, translated from the coding sequence GTGACGGGGGACGTGCTGATCCGCCAGCTCGAGTACCTCGTCGCGCTGGCCAGGGAGCGGCACTTCGGGCGGGCCGCGCAGGCCTGCCACGTGAGCCAGCCCGCCCTGTCTGCCGCGATCCGCAGGCTGGAGCACGAGCTGGACGTCCCGATCGTGCTGCGCGGACAGCGCTTCGGCGGGTTCACCGCCGAGGGGCAGCGGGTCGTGGGATGGGCGCACCGCATCCTCGCCGAGCGGGACGGGTTGCGCAGCGACGTCGACCGGATGCGCGGTGGGCTCAGCGCCACGCTGCGGATCGGGGCCATCCCCACCGCCGTACCGGCGACGCCGCTGATCACGGCGCGGTTCGAGGCCGCGCACCCACGGGCGCGCGTGCGGATCGAGGCGCTGTCGTCCCGGGAGATCGCGCGCCGGCTCGCCGACTTCGAGCTCGACGTGGGCTTCACCTACCTCGACGACGAGTCCGCTGCGTCGATGCGCGTGGTGCAGCTGTACCGGGAGCGCTTCCTGCTCCTCATGCCCGCCGACCACCCGCTGGCCCGGCAGCGGGTGGTGGAGTGGGCCGCGGCGGCGGAGCTGCCGCTCTGCGCCCTCACGCCGGACATGCGCAACCGGCGGATCCTCGACGCGGCGATGGCGACGGCGGGCACCCGGCTGGCGCCGGTGGTGGAGACCGACAACGTCGGCGCGTTATACGCGCACATCGCGACGCGCGGGCTGTCGAGCATCGTGTCGCACGCGTGGGTGCACGCGTTCGGGGTGCCGGCGGGGAGCTGCGTCCGTCCGCTGGCCGACCCCAACCCGAACCCCCCGGTCGGGCTCGTCGCGTTGCCGCGGGAGCCCTCGTCGATCCTCGTGGACGGGGTGTGGACCGTGATGGAGGGCGCCGACCTCTCCGCGGAGTTCGAGCGCTCGCTGGCCGGGGTGCTCGAGCCGGAGGGCTAG
- a CDS encoding maleylpyruvate isomerase family mycothiol-dependent enzyme yields MADVGPLVATERRALADFLDTLAPADWDTPSLCPAWRVRDVVAHIVHGPTEPHAATLLAVARGGFRVNRVVAETARRWGQQEPAALVRRLREIVDDTRSPVFVTGTHVLADLVVHELDIRRPLRRTRPMTPEAFRITADLMVGTGGPLAVVFAHPPRRTVRGLRLVAEDLDWSHGEGPEVHGSAEALLLAMTSRPVERGELTGPGASTLLDRLSHARRDHV; encoded by the coding sequence GTGGCTGACGTCGGGCCGCTCGTCGCGACGGAGCGCCGGGCGCTGGCTGACTTCCTCGACACGCTGGCGCCCGCAGACTGGGATACCCCGTCCCTGTGCCCCGCGTGGCGGGTGCGGGACGTCGTGGCGCACATCGTGCACGGCCCCACCGAACCGCACGCCGCGACCCTTCTCGCCGTGGCGCGCGGCGGGTTCCGGGTCAACCGCGTGGTGGCCGAGACCGCGCGCCGGTGGGGACAGCAGGAGCCGGCCGCGCTGGTCCGGCGCCTCCGGGAGATCGTCGACGACACGCGCTCGCCGGTGTTCGTCACGGGCACCCACGTGCTCGCCGACCTCGTCGTGCACGAGCTCGACATCCGCAGGCCGCTCCGCCGAACCCGGCCCATGACGCCGGAGGCGTTCCGGATCACCGCGGACCTGATGGTGGGGACCGGTGGCCCACTCGCTGTCGTGTTCGCCCACCCCCCGCGCCGAACGGTTCGGGGCCTGCGCCTCGTCGCGGAGGACCTCGACTGGTCCCACGGTGAGGGGCCCGAGGTGCACGGGTCGGCCGAGGCCCTGCTCCTGGCGATGACGAGCCGCCCGGTCGAACGGGGCGAGCTGACGGGGCCCGGGGCGTCGACGCTCCTCGATCGGCTCTCGCACGCCCGCCGTGACCACGTTTGA